The Falco cherrug isolate bFalChe1 chromosome 3, bFalChe1.pri, whole genome shotgun sequence genome segment CCTTTACCTTTGTTACTACAGTTATGTAGTCTTCCCAGTGGCACAGTTTTGTCGGACTAGAGGCATTTAAGCTTCCAAATCATAAACTGGgattaagaaaaacaatcttatccttttaattaaataatcaCCTCTTGTCTTTTTGTATCTGCATTTCTAGGATACACTCGGTCATTTGTGCAGCTTATCTACATAGCCATGAGGCTTAGGAACTTCATTTATTTGATGCAAGCTCAGAGTCTACTGAAATTCCCTGACTGGAGGATCTTGGATctcaattaaaaatgcagttgttgAGATGCTGCATCCTCTACATGAAATAATTATAGCAGCATAAAAGCAAAGAGTTACAGACTCAggtcatgtaaaaaaaaaaaaaaaaaaaaaaaaaaagaaaaaaagaaaaaagggaaggtaCAACAGATGCGTAGATATATACTGCCTACCTGTTAAtgaaacacaagagaaaaacagttaaGTCTCTTAAGTATTCCTGGTTTACCTTGAATCACTGAACTTGTCATATAGAGAACAAATCCTCGGATAAGCTGAGTGACATATGCTACATTAAGGGATCCCGAGGGAGATGGAAATGTGTCATGTCTCATGATCACAGCATCTGAGGACCCAAACAACGAGGAAAGCATAATCTAAAGCGGTACACATTTCTAGTTCTGCTCCAGGGCTGCACCAGCAAAGGTATTTACATTAGTTTCtgaacatttaaattaaataccaCGTTCCATAAGGAACTAACATAAACTTCAAAGCAAGTTAAATGGATTATTGAAAAATGGTGCATATTTGAAAACATGAGGGGGTTTTGTTCAAAAAAGCTCCTCACCTGTACAAAATTTCCATGGCACTTTTTTGGTGAAGTAATACTAAAAATCATAAAAGACCACCTAGACACGAGCTGCGATGGCTTATCTCACCTGTAAGATCCAGAGAGCACGTATCGCCAGTCAGAGATAAGAAATTTCTCTTGTATTTGTCCTGAAAATTTCCTGCCTGATTTGGCGCAGTAAACCTCTCCAGTAACACTGCGGactgaaatattctgtaaagaaaaaaaaaaaaaaagaactgagcaaattacattttttaaaaattaaaaatatgaaggaaaaagggctcttccccccaccctgcctttAGCTCTTCACTTTCCCAATGCCTGTTATGATTTCTTCACAGACTCTCCGATGATATATTGAAGGTTTAGGGCTAGAGGAAACGGCCAAGTTCTCTCACCTGTCACAGGGTTACTTGTTTCAGTGGGGATATAAACCCACATGGACTTCCACGCAGATGTAGCTGTGCTGTGTAATGATAACTGATGCTTCCCTGCCCAAAATGAGATGTGTCCATAGCTGAGGGCagtctgctgcctctgccaccacccCAGCAACAATCGCTCTAGCTGTGAGCTCTCTTGTTGTACATTGGCGATGGCACCGCACAGATACAGCAGGGCAAAACCTCTGCTCCTCCACCCCGTCTGGGCCTGCAAGGACATACGTGCTCTTCTGGTGCAGCACAGACTAATGCCGTCCTGCAGGATCAGGCACAAGTACACGTGTGTGTGAAGAAGCAGGACAGTTTGGCCCGTGCAATGCTCTGCGCTGTCCTTGTACCTGAGCAAGTGCATTTAAGGCAGGCCAGGCACCCAGACCTACCTCACCCTGCTGTCTGTATGCACACTTTGCACGATCAAGGCCTTAGTTAATGAGCAGCACCAAGGATTTGGCTCAGGCGTTGTTGAAGCCTGTGTATCGTAGTAGCAATGAACAGCATAGGCTTGTTCTTCCTAAGGAGTGGGGGTTTACAGACGGTGCAAACACTGTTATGAGCATACTTCATTAATTTTGGTTTCTTCATACATTCGGGGTGGAATTTCACTGTTGATATACAGGTCTCTGGTGCATCTAAGATGCCCTCAGGTCTCCTGCctgtcctccagctgctgttccagAAGTCTGTTGCCTCTGCGGTACCAGCCATCCCCACGAAGATAACACAGGTGCCCTACAGCATCTcaagtgaaaactgaaatggtCCCTAGGATGTTAGTTTTAAGGTCAGTTCCCTCTGGCAGAGATGAAGGCAGGCTAAGCTAACAGCCAGCTGAACCTGAGGCATTATCTTTTCAATAGAGCTTTAGCACGTTTTATCAGAAACAACCTAGTGCGACCAGGGTATTGCCATGCAAAAAAGTTTTGTGTGCCTGCTACCTGTGGCTGCCagaccacagctgctgcagatttACTAAATGGAAGCAGTTGTAATGTTTATGCTAAATTTACTAGGGGACTTAAGCTCTGTTTTAAGACTTCAGGGCCCAGATTAGTTTCATCGAAGGACCTCATGGAAATGCCTTACCTTCCTATGACATCCATGGGAAAATGTGGGCATCTTCAGAGAGAAATGAGGTGTGCTAACACTACCTCTGGAAATCTCTTGCTCCCTTTCAATTACAAGGTGGACTGACCCTAGCACAATCATGCTTCCAGCTCAGGGTGCCTCAAGTTAGGCAGATGAACCTGAGACTAAGAGCTTCACAGAGCCACAGTACCTTGAAGAGATCCTCAGCAATTTGCAACTTGTCACACATCTCCGAGAAGAGATTTATATTGCCATGATCGAGCAACAGGTAGACAAACACCATGCGTTTGTTAGCTGCCTCCAGGAGGTCACAAAGAATCTCAGTGTCCGTGAACACATCCATCACGATAGCTAGCacctagggaaaaaaagcagaggcacTAACAGAGCCAATTTACATAACTTAAGGTCACTTGTGAGGCCATTGAAatgtggtttatttgttttaaaaaaatattccaacaaaaacaaatcaTCAGAGATATATGTGGATATTTGTTCCGGTTTTCTCCCTAAGTGCCTGAATTGGTAAATTGATGAGACATGTCGCTTCATTGTTTTATTGCTCATATAAAGCCACCATAACACACAACATAAGCACTTCAGTTAAGCTCTTTCAATCGTAAAACACAAGATGACCCACGAATTTGTAGGTGAGATTTCAGCACTAGGAAATATACTGAAACGCTAATCAGAGAATAATAAGGATGTTGCTAGAATAAGAGACCGTAGCCCTTGCCAAATGGCTGATTAGCTTTTGTAAGTCACACGCATTTAGCAAGCCTCACTGGATGATGTTACAACTGTTACAACTTAACCTGGAACAGTTCTGGCTTTAAACCCTCactctggtggtggtggtgcgacagactgcagcagctccgtctgggttttttgtttagtttttttttttttaatactgatttaTAAACTGTTTTAATTTAACCATACACCCATGCTTCCCAATTTACAACTGGCAGGACACTGTGTGGAAGTCTCAGGACTGGGCATAAAAGCCCCAACAGCTACTTAAATGCACAGCCTCCAGCCAGTGTGGATCAAGGGAATTGTAAATGTGATATAAATCCACTTCCATACTCCACCCCCTACGCTCAGCGCTGGGCACAGCCTCATGAAGGTGCTGGTCTTCACTGACGTCGGTTATTGTCCATGGAAAGGGTCATCTCCCCAGGGCAATTCAGCCCATCTAATACCTGACTTATCTTCAGAAGGTGCCTATGTCTCCATTGACTGGAAAGGGAACTCTTGATTATTGCACTCACAGGGTATCatcttcaaacaaaacaaactttacGGTATCTCTGCAGATCTGTTTTACTACTTGCTTCCAACTTGCACTGAACGTTACTCCACAGCCTATGCCCACACCTGCCAGCCAGATTATTCCCTTCACCACCACAAGGAAATCCTACAAGACCAAGCACATCTTGTGTGGCCAGCATCCTGTTCAGGCAAGCCAAATTATTTGCAGAGCAGCAAGGATCCCACACCTTCCTCTAGCACCATGCTCCAGAAAGGGCCTCGCCAGTGCCAGGTAAGTGGCGCAATTACGTCCAGTGTCTCACATCCTCACTCACTGTTAACTCACCTTGTTGTAACCAAGTTGTAACCAACTGATGCACAATACAGCATCCAGCCTCACAGCAGATCCAGGACACTCTCTCTAGTACTGCTTTTTCACCAGCTGTTACCAATCCGTATTTCTGCACCTGACTTCCCTCTGCTACTTGCAGTACTTCTCGCTGCTTTTGCccaaatttcattttatgattTACGCTTATTCCGCAGGTGTATTAAGATTATAGTACCACTTGCCAATCCTTTGCAGTTCGATATCATCCACAAACACAGACTTTATTCTGTTGTATAAGTTGTTAATGGATATACCAAATACTAGGCTATCCAGGCCGGACCCTTATCAGATACTAATTAATAAATGCTGCCATTGAAAAACTATACTCCAAAAGCAGTTGCCAAATTTATACTGTGAGAAAGTGTTGCTCCAGCAGCCTCTTGTAATGTAAATTAGATGGTTAAGAAAGTCATGTGAACCACGGATTTATATTATGTTTCCCACTCTTTCCCCTACAAGTTTTCTTCTCTTGGGACAGAAAATTGGCCTGGGTTGATACTTTGCTAGATGATCATTTGATTATTCCAGAGACATTTCTTCTGTTACTGTATCTTTCTGATGCTGCCAACTGAAAATGACTGATTTCTAATTCCCCTGATGTGCTGAGCACTTGCAGCCTTTGACAGGGCAAATGCCAACAGGGATTCTTTTCTCCCCAGCCATTACACTCAGCGTTACCAGACCCAGCACTTGCCCTTGCAGGAGAACAATAAAGCGAAAGCCTGTGACTCCAGTGCGctccacagcctgtgccagacAGCAGGAGTGACAGCCTGGTTTTGTTCCTGACCGTTCCTCTCGTGAAACTGCTAGTGACATCTCAGGTTTATACCAGGGGACAACTCCCATATAATGGTAAACACAGCCCTGAAATGTCAAATACTTTGTTTCCAGGCAAACAGTAGAGCTGCCAGAACACTCATGACAGAGGCTTTttgtccctctccagctgctcagctcctgGGTTCCCAGTGTGTGGGCAGCCTGACTCGGGACTGGCACCTCTCTGTGGCCCCTTGTCACCTGTCTGTTGTCAGGAGCATCATCCCCACCTTTCCCATGCGCCAGGTCACACTGCAGAGTCTCCATATGGAGCCCATGTGGCATTTTTAGTGACACTGACAATGTATTTGGGATGAAAGATCTTTCTTCTGAATAATTTCCTTCCTCTGGAGATGGCTCCTGGCACACCAGACACATGTGCCCTTCTCCAGGCTTCCCTTCACCCACATCTCCCATGAATCTCCTAGAACAATTGCTAATGGCTCAGAGCTTGCTTTAGCTAAATTCTCATTACTGGTGCAATGGTCTGAATGGAGCAAACCGTCCCGCTGATGATGCATAAGAAGGGACAGAGCACAGCTGCCCTTTCTAACAGCACATTTGCTCTGGTGGGTTAATAGTAGtttaaaagaagagagaatgcttttatttttaagtcacCAACAGCAAGAGGTGGTACAAAAAACCGAAAAGCACTGCCTGTGTTCAGCAATGGGCTCTTTACAGCACTTTCTAAAGCAAAGCTACGCTGCAACTGGCTCGGATCAAACGCGTTTACCTGATCTTCTTAAGAGCAGCGAGACAAGCGAGTGCAGAGGGAACAGCAATTCTCTCCCCGTACCTGAGTGGTCTTGTTGATGTACCGGCGTATGATGTCTCTgatgttgctgtttttctctgtttggaAATACACAGTGGCGgtggatttttcctttaaataggGTTTCTCCGCTGTAATCCATgtgtgcagcagagctggctcgCTGTTGTCAGAAATGGTGGGGAAGTACGTCCCTGAAGGGAGTGACCCGGCATCGTTCTGCTTTGGCGCAGCTGCCCCATCAGCGGCCAGCGTCTCCTGCGCATAATAGGACTCCTTGGCGTTATCCTTGATGTACTGAGCTTCCACTGAGGACAGGAAATCCACCTCGCCCTCTTTGCTTAAAGTTTCGAGGTAAGAGTCTGTCCCACCATCCAGGAAGGCGTCAGTGGCCAACCTTATGCTTTCGTTGTGGCTGAAATCCACTTTTGTCAACTTTGAGGACTGGTTCTTGATATCCTCCAGCCTCTTCCTTATCTTGCCCATGTGTCTGGAGTGGCTCATGGCTCTTTGTCGCAGCAGTCGATCTGCCGGGCAGGCACCATGCGTATGCGCTGTACAGGCAGCGCAATCGTCCGTCTTGTTTGGAGTCTGCATTCTGGCATGAAATCGCCTTGGCTGAATGAATTAactatgaataaaaataaagagatctTATTACCTCAGGCAAATTCACACTCCCTGATTTCGTTGGCACAATtatcttcaaaaaaacccaaagcttgCTTCTCAGGTGGTGGTGTACTTTGTCAACAATCTGTTTCCAGATGGGACACAAGTGCAAAGCTGATTAGATTGCTTATCTGAGAGGCACCCACCTCACCCCCAGGGCATACGAAGGATTTGAGTCCAATTACCAGGGCTGTCCGATTTGGTTGTATTTCCCTTCCTGTCGCATCATGTGAAATGCGAGTGAGAAAAGCGCTCAAGCAAAAGCAGGTAGGCTCCCAAGCATCGTTGCACAATCTTCAAAATACCTTGAGGCTTCTCTGTCTTCCCTTAGTATTCGTTAGGGAGCAAAAACAACTCTGACGTTGAACTGGGACAGAGACATCAGCCATGTCCATAGcttcagaacagcagaaaggGTCACGGACTCTTGTCTGCACCTACATACTACCAGGCAGGCTTAAAAATAGACTTGAACTTCGTCACTGTGCCCCATTCCTAGTATGTTGCTATTACCACAGACGATTcactcatttatttctttaaaccTTTGTGACTACGCCAtcctattaaaagaaaaatacccctTCCCAAACACCCTGAATATTATGTGGACGGAGGGTTGTGAGCTGGCCTCAAAGCATCAGAAATACAAACACTCATCACTTGATTGTGCACATTTAAGgctgtttggttggggttttttttctttttttttttttttttttttcccaggctgtAGCTTCTGGAGTCACGTTGTCCCCGTGGCGGCCGAGCTGCTGTGTCATTAGCAGGACGGAGGCACAGGTTTGCAGCGGGGGTGACAGGCACAGTGCCTCTGGGGAGCCAGGCCAACTGGTATGACGGCACGGGGGTGAGGAGAGGCAGGGTGGGAAGGCACCGTTCCTGAGGTACGCCGTAAATACCTGCGTGCATGCTTTTACGAGGAGGCACGTGTGACACAGTTTTCTCATGCGGGTTGGCTTTGCCCTCGCCCTCTGTAGCTCTGTGTCCATGCACTGGCGTGCCACGGCTCCGGGGGGGAGCGCAGGAGCGAGGGGACATGCCAGTCTGGGCTCTGTCACAGGGGCACGTCTGAGCGGGGAAAGGGTCCTGCCGCTGGGAGGGATGCGCCTGGGAGCACAGACACCTTCAGGTCCACTCGGAGTGACACAGGCCCAGCTTTTCCAGGGTAGCTTCCCAGATTCTGGCTCTGGGTCTGTGTCAGATGCCTtatggggggggaggggggaaagtaATTATACGTGAGGATGACACgaacacatacatatatatatttgagaAGAGAAAAGGGTACGAAATGGTTCAGATCATAATCATGGAGCCATGGGGGGCAGGAGCCACCCACCCGGGGGCCAAGGACGGACGGTGGCAGGGCCCGTTCCCCAGCTCCTGGTGTGATTTTACAAACTATCCcgtccctccccccccccccgccaacaTCCGCCCACAGCTGTCAGACGCGGCCAAAAGTCACTAATTATCTACTGACCTGTTCCGCGCAATTATGCCGAAAATGATGCCACCTAATTAACCTGACATGCAAGATCGCGCCCTGTCAACGCTGAGCGGGGCCTCCCCGTGCCCAGCAGGGCtgtcaccccctgccctggccagggcCAGCACTGTCACCCTGGGTCCCACACCGTCACCCCAATGTCCCACATGGTCATATCAGGGCCCCACGCAGGCCACCCAGGGTTGTCACCACAGGGCCTCACACTGTCACCCCAGGGAACTGCCTCTGTCACCACGGGGTCCCACATGGTCGCTGCCATGTCCCACTGGGCCACCACGGGAGCCGCATGGTCACCCTGGAGCTCCGCTGCCGCCCCACGCATCCTCCCCAGGGTCCTGCTCAGCCACTGCGCAGCCCCACACGTGCACTCTGAAGCCCCACGCGGTCACGGCGGGGCCCCCCCCGGCACGGAGCCTGCCGCAGCAGCCGGAGGAagggccgtgccgtgccgtgccgtgccgtgccgtgccgtgccgtgccgtgccgtgccgtgccgtcCTTGGCTCCGTCCGGGACGGCCGCAGGACCCCCAGCACCATGGCGAGGAAAGGGCCGCTGCGGTGGGACCGATGGTCAGCGTCGAAACGCAGCACAGGGCACCTTCTCGCAGCCGCCTCGTTAGCGCAGTAGGTAGCGCGTcagtctcataatctgaaggTCGTGAGTTCGAGCCTCACACGGGGCAAAGGCGGAGAACACCTTTTTTGGCGGGGCGAGCTTCCCCTCCCCGGCCACGCTCACGGCGCTTTTAGCTGCGACCCAACCGCTCCCTAGTCCCTCGACTGTCATTGCTGTCGTGATTCATGAAGTTGTCGTGATTTATGAAGCCGTCGTTCCGAGGGAAGGGCACGTGTCTGCTGGCTGTGGGCTCACACAAACCGTTTCCGCGATGTACAGAGTTCAAAAACGCGCTTTGGCAGAGGATGTTCTGCACCCAGCTGTTTGCCCACCCACGTCACCGTGTGGGGACAGGGAAATGGGTCCCActcctggggggctgtggggtaCACCCCGAGAGGTCCgcagcccccgcagccctggcagccagctggggGAAGATGCTGCCCCGGGGCGCGGGAGGGCAGCGGGTCCCGCCGGCTGCCCCGCTCCGGTTGATGCGTGTCTGACAGCTGTAACGTTTTTATGAACCGTAAGTCTTTTATGAACTGGAAGTGCATATACATACGGCCCAAGGTGCCGGCCAACAACTTTGTGGGTTTATTCCTTCcctttaaatacagaaacaacATGTAAACTCCTCTGAGACAGGCAgcagaaaaaggcaattttctctcactcctcctgcctcccagagATATCTTTGCCTGTTGTGTATCTCCCCCTTCGAAAAGGAATGCCGCCTCTTCCCCGCGCTCCGCTGAGGGCTGCGATGACCTTTCTATGCATCCTGGGCTTTGCTTACGTGGCTGCTCCCAGTTCCAGATGCAGAGGACGCTAACGTGAGGATAACTGAGCACCTCTGCGCACTGAGGCCCTGTAATTTAATGAGAAACAGGGAGGCTGCTCTCGGCCCCAGGTGACAAAGCTGCTGTCGAGAAGCGCTGTCTGGCTCTGCCCCCTGCACGATGGGGCACCATGAGCAGCCCCACTCCGATACAGCCGCCCCCATGAGCATCAACGAAACCCCACGGGAAGCAGAGCGACTTCAGTTCCAGACCCTCATATTTTGACACAGCTGAGCCTACTCCTGTACCAGCCCTGTGCGTAGCAGTTACGAATGATTCGCTTTATTTTACCGTGtctcattctttttttactgtaacacCACATAATGTTCTACTCTTGGGTTGAAAACATTAGCCAGTGAAAATCAAGCCTAGCAGCATGAAAAACAGTGTGTTTATTCAgattctctctccccttcttaCGAGATAAACATGCTACTGTCTCCAACATGGaggctccacagcctctctgggcttTGTTCTTGGTGTCTGGCTCTCAATGGAAGGGATTTTTCCCTCTAATTGAGAAGCTCCCTGCTGCAACTTGTAGAATCCACTTACATACCACTGACAAAACCAACATTTCAACGGTGGTTTGTTTCTTCAAGTCACGGCATCCACCAGAACAAATAAAAGTACAAAACCACTGCAAGTCGAATAACTTGATAGTAAAAAGTgagtttatttaaaagtaaaaatagcattattgtcagtaagaaaataatgagaagGTTACAAATAACACACATTTTTCTAGCTAGCATttgattttatataaaaatattccaaaggCTTTTACAATAAACAATCTATGATCAGTCCTTAATCACACTATACATATTTAGCATTTCACTGATAATTTGAAAGTACAGCTGAGGTCCAGAGCAAACCATCTCAAGGTATCCACTTTGTAGCTGGGAAACGAGTTGGAGGATGTCTACTTCGGGACTGTGAGATAAGCTTTTGTCTGAGCCGTCTGACTTCTGCCATCAGTTCCCGCTCTTGGCACGCCAGTCCTCGTCTTCTGTCTAAGGACACTTAAGTGCCAGAAACTTGGACTTAATATTGCAACTAATGGTTTTCCATAAACACTACGAATGCTTATTGGAAAACAGTTACCTGTGGCATAGAAATGCTGTGCTTTACCAGTACTGCTGTATGCAAGAGAGCCCTAAGACCTGTAAAAACAAGTTCTTTGAAAGCTGTGCCTGTGTTTTGTTACAAAAAGGTCAGATGCTGATGGGTCACTACGGCAGGTCCATAGATACGTGTTTCCCATCGCGTGCAGAGTTTTGCACGTAAGATGCATATTACTTTAAATTGTGCTTCCACTGGCCATAGTAGCTAGCACGGCCCAGAGGAAATGATTACAGACTAATTCCCGACTATAACTCTCAGTAAGATTTTGATGAAAGACAGTTCTACATCTTCTCAACATCCCCAAATCATACTTAactaaaaagagagaaaaagcatgGGTAAAATGATCGGGTCAGAATGGGATTCAACTAGGCTGAGGTTTAACAGGACCACTCTCACAATGTGACACACTTCAGGAACTTCCTACTTGTGCTGCCCCTGGtagcaaagactttttttcaggtgTGAAATAGAATCCAACAATAAACTGATTTACTATCCACTGAACACCTACATAACTAATAATGACTCAATTGCACAATAAGGCTCCAGTAatgcttctgaaatgaaatgtgaaagaaaGGAGGGTCCTATCTTAGAAACTTACTGTGCGATGATGACTCTGATGCAGAAAAATCATTCAGACAGATGTTTCCAGTCCTTGGCACCTGCTGGAGTTCCACCCCTCTCTCTGTACGTCTGGCCTTTAAATCACAGTGTCTCTCTGTGGGAAATGGAGGGAAggattttttgtaaattaaaagtGTTTAAATTTCTACGGAATTTTTCTAGTTTGAGGTGAAACAGGTTTTCTGCAAGAAGCAAAACTGGAACAATCACTCGCTCCATCTAATGGCAAGTATAATTTGCTCAGAATTAGAAGTCAATGTTTCTACTCTATGGGTCAAAGCTATGCTTCACTGCATTCATTTTAAGAAATCACAGTTCCACATGTGCTGTTTCTTCCTATGTAATTAATCTTCTGACAAATGGGCCACTAAGATCATGTGGAATATGGCTACTTCTACTTGCAGTTTTAGGAGGAGACACCCATTTTAGTAATATGCCGTTGAAAATTACTCCATACTAAAACCATTAGGTAAATAGGGAAAAGTCTGAAAACAGTTTGCCCAAAGCAATACCGATCATCTAATCTTAATACTGATCACTAGTCTTGAGTGAGCCTTGCAGAGATGGGGGAATAGGAGAAATacccacaaaaccacaaatgcaGTATTTGAGAAGGATGTACAGGCCTACTCTGGAAGTGcatacatgtttttttcctgtgaaaaaacTTGGCAAAGTCACTTGTTGGTACAATACTGCACCTCATCACAGGACATTATTTGACAGAGGACTTCTAAGAGATGTGGTTTTACGATTGGCTTAAGCCGAGCTATACCTGTGCTCCTATCAAAAATGCCATTTATACTGCTGCATCTGACAGATATCAAAGTGAGATTCCTTTCCAAGTCTGGCCTGATACATTGGCTTCACGAAAGAATACTGCCAAAAAGTACTTATATAAAGGAGTTAAGCTTAAGTTTATCCCCAATATTGGACACTTAGTTTACATTCATTAACCGAATGCTTCATGCTAACATCCACACCAAAGAACTGCACTACCTATATGCTCACCAAAATAGTCATCTTCCCTTTGCAGCTTTTCAGCCAATTCTGCGTCATTCATTCTGTCTTCTAAAAACTGCTTCCTGTGttcatttgcagcagcagcagctttctgctcttcctccagTTGAGCTTTTTTCTGTATAACTTCTTCCCACTATGCAACAGATATCAAATGTGTCTTTAACATATATGttgcaaggaaaaagcaacaagTAAAATCATCTGGATTATTACAGATTATGCTTCACTCTTAAATCAAAATATATGCTAAGATGAGtgaatgttacttttttttgaaaaatttctcatttaaacacacggagaaagggaaaagtcttaggtcagagaaaaaaattgagaggAAGTTACAGAATTAGGAATATGCTTCCCTAAGCCTAAAATATCCTCACCAATTTGCTCTAGTGCTTCCACAAACTTCCAGTCctaacaaaatttttttttgttatttttaattttgttaaaaggAGATTcctaacaaaatatttcttcaataTCTTTCAGTTTTATGTTATGGACATGTTACGGGCAAAACCCAGTTACGTTTGTACCAGTCCcacttagaaaaagaaatactaaaaataccttttgttcttctgcttCCCTCATGGCCTTCAGCAGTTCAGCTTCTTTCACCCTGTTGTCATGCAGGAGCTTGGCTAT includes the following:
- the FAM83A gene encoding protein FAM83A isoform X1, producing the protein MQTPNKTDDCAACTAHTHGACPADRLLRQRAMSHSRHMGKIRKRLEDIKNQSSKLTKVDFSHNESIRLATDAFLDGGTDSYLETLSKEGEVDFLSSVEAQYIKDNAKESYYAQETLAADGAAAPKQNDAGSLPSGTYFPTISDNSEPALLHTWITAEKPYLKEKSTATVYFQTEKNSNIRDIIRRYINKTTQVLAIVMDVFTDTEILCDLLEAANKRMVFVYLLLDHGNINLFSEMCDKLQIAEDLFKNISVRSVTGEVYCAKSGRKFSGQIQEKFLISDWRYVLSGSYSFTWLCGQVHRNLLSKFTGQVVELFDEEFRHLYALSKPVRGPKSPPRTMPFLFRKSWVPQRSLSYSSEGSANTLSDPFSSLSAGSTHQTKQTPRTLIFSSNFSPQSPLHRVNSFHSYVSFTHPPPQKAIQANYYQPPYVADNSMVLYNNMNIYRPIRLRQEEPNRTGLSSPWRCLHKANLFA
- the FAM83A gene encoding protein FAM83A isoform X2 — encoded protein: MQTPNKTDDCAACTAHTHGACPADRLLRQRAMSHSRHMGKIRKRLEDIKNQSSKLTKVDFSHNESIRLATDAFLDGGTDSYLETLSKEGEVDFLSSVEAQYIKDNAKESYYAQETLAADGAAAPKQNDAGSLPSGTYFPTISDNSEPALLHTWITAEKPYLKEKSTATVYFQTEKNSNIRDIIRRYINKTTQNISVRSVTGEVYCAKSGRKFSGQIQEKFLISDWRYVLSGSYSFTWLCGQVHRNLLSKFTGQVVELFDEEFRHLYALSKPVRGPKSPPRTMPFLFRKSWVPQRSLSYSSEGSANTLSDPFSSLSAGSTHQTKQTPRTLIFSSNFSPQSPLHRVNSFHSYVSFTHPPPQKAIQANYYQPPYVADNSMVLYNNMNIYRPIRLRQEEPNRTGLSSPWRCLHKANLFA